The region TTAATGCCATGCGGGACTGGTGCCAAAACGATTAGAACTTGCGgcattttatttatattatcCAAGTGAATCAACATAGGCAAACATGGAGTACATTATCACTCACTGAAATAATAACACTTAGAGAAAACTTgacgttttgttttgaaaaggtatttctgagaaagaaagaaataccAGGAGCTCAAGAGctcttgtttcttttggaTTATGCCACAATAGATCAGAGGAAAAACACGAATATTCAACGCCCACAGCTGAGCTGGCGTAGCTCGTTACCTCGGTTAAACACTTAATTGTAAGAACAAGCGGATTAAGGTTTTAAAATAGCTGTCTTTGACCCCTTCTCATATCATATTAGAGCTTTTGTCGAACTAGTTTGagataaatttttcttttaaattctttaaaaTCATCTGACAGAAACCTACAACATAATGCTCCATCACATTAtgagggcaaaattattttaataatatttttaataaataacacctgcaaattcttttattttaataatgtCCGACTTCCGGCTTGCAGTTATCCCGCCATCTAAAAACAAGCAGACACGacgaaaacaaagcttttttccATGATCTGATTAGAATCTCGCGCTTGAAAAAATCGGCACAAAAAAGTACACAAAATAGGTTTCACCTATTTTCCAGTGTTTAAATGTGATTTTGTTCActcatttattttcaaagtttcagtcGTTTGCAGTTTCACTGGGAACATATAAACAATCtatatttttctgtttgtgtGGGAATTAACAGCTCCGCTGGTTTTCTTATCCGACATGTGCTGATGGAGTGGTGGTTTAAGGTGGCGACCGGGGCAATTAAAATGAGGATGTCTTGGATAATATGAATTATAAATGTGTTAGAATGGAAGCTTTAAAAAAGGTCTGTGttcttaaacaaaaaaaaacatcttaaTAAGCACACATTTGGCAAAGAAGTAGCAACTTTGTACTGCAacagattcaagaactaaaaaatCATTCATGTTTTGTCAGAGTACACTTTTCTTATATACGAATGTACTTCAATATGATTATTGACGctgaaattcctgaaacatgTTAACAAGGAATCCGAGGCTAAGAGGTTTTTCAGAATGTATTTTTGCATGTTGAAGAtttgtaaaatacaataaaatatacCTAGGTGTAAAAATATGGcatattatttcttttcctaCTCGGCTAAACTAATCAGTTCAACAATGAAACAGCACTTAACGTAGTCGTGTGGTCACGATCTAACATGACACATTTAAACACCATACAGTGTATTTGACACCTCTATTTATTATTAAGGAAAATACTCTTCTCTATAATCTAAGAATAGTCATAAGTATATTCCAGCCTCAGATCGGCTGTAAAATAAGAATACTCCAGTCTTGGTCTGGAAATCGCTATTCTTATAAATGTATTCCATTAACAGCCACGTCACAACACTTTTCTCTTGGCATGCAAACAGAAGTTTCAATTAATAGCGTTCAATTGTTTGTAAAGTGTATACGAATGAAAGAACTTTCTCAGGCCAAGTGTCGCAAAAAAGTATTTCGGATGTTTTGTAACTTCCTGTTGATACACTTCTACATCACGTGCCTGAGTTGCgcagaattaattttgttacaCACATCACACTTGCTTTTCAATACGTCAAATTTTAACAAGGTTGTTTGATAAACTGGTAAAGCGCGTGCAATTATCTGCCCAGTTGTCACTTGTTAACAATAAGATGTTCTCAAAGGTTAAGGCAGAGAACCTACTTTGCCGAGTGCTGTTTGCATTTCAAGTCATTATGTATATTGCTCCCGACAAAGTTATATTGCACCTTTGAACAAGGATGTGTTTAAATGCCAGATATCGCGCCAAATATCTTAAAGCGTCAATTCAAATTACCTCAAGAAACCTGCTCAATTGAAAACGATTAAGAGATATTTGTGCGTTTGAAAAGATGTTGCGAAATTTGAAGAAGCTTTAGGCGGAAAGCACTTTCACCTTTTGCGGTTGGATTACGTCAAATTTCTTAACTAGAGACTTTGCACTTGCACGTCTCTGCTACTGGAGCGCGAGCTTCCAATTCCAGAGTAATTCCATGAAAAAAATgtgagaacaaaacaaatgttgaGTGGTTTATCATTCTCGCCTCACAGGAATCGAAATTCCGTTGCTATAAAGGATTCGGGAGCAGACGCAAAGTGCTATAAACAACTAGGAGTCATAGCAACATGAGAGCCAATTAAAACATCGAATTACGCGTCGAAACATAATTCCCAGCAACGAGTTCACCAATGAAATTACACAAAGTTGTTTATATCGCTTTGTTACTTTGATGAACTCAGACGGACTAGAACAAAACCTCGGCCACAATGCTCATTCATTACATTTACATTCGCGTACTTGAAACGTTCGTTGGCTGGCTTGCACGCGCTGCTTCCAAGTAAGAACTAGcgcaaaaaagaacaaattccTCGCCTGCGCGAAACAAGCAGATGAAATGACCCCGTCATACGAGCCACCTGATCGATCATGAAGAGTGCGGCCTTTAGTACAGGAGTCTCGATTCGATTATAGATACTTCTCTGTAAAAGTGCACTGTCTACATCGTACCACAAAATAACTCTATGAGCTCAGAGTTTTATCCCTTGACCAAGACTGAATCGCTGAAGtgggcaaaaaaaacaaagcgcGTGAGAGGTGATTACTAGCTTGGAACGTAATTTTGCATTCGAAATTGTATTTGGAACGGACGTTCAATCACTTGAGAAAGGACGTGCCGGATTGACAACTCAAAAGAACATTGTGTGAAGTTAACTGGAAAATAACGCAGCTCCGAGGAAAGAAAGACGTGCAGGAAAACGAAACGCCAACGTCAAGAAAGGCAATTCGACTCGATCTACGAGTGCAGAAATATTTGAAGGGTCCGGCGGTCTCTGTATTTTTGAGTAAGAAATATACACAAGAGAAGTTTTCGGTCAATATTATGAACAAAACCATGCCAGTTGCGGTTCAATCATGCGCTGAAAGATTTGCGGAAAACTGGAAGGCGCAAAACCCCACTGATAGAGAAGACGACTCATCTTTGCTAGATGACAGTTTGACAAATCTTCAATGGCTACACAGCATCAGCATACAGGATCTTACGCCAGCGACAAGCATGGCTCAATCACCAAGCCCTTCGACCAATTCATGCGATTCTGACGATCACAGCGAAACCAGCGATGGATGTAAACAAGCAGTCATTGCTAAAGAGCCGAATATTGATTACAAAAACGATCCGACTCAAAAACCGCCGTATTCGTATGCTACATTAATTTGCATGGCCATGCGAGAAACTAACAAGACTAAGATAACACTCAGCGCAATTTATAAGTGgatcaaagaaaatttcatgtattacAGGCAAGCAGATCCTACGTGGCAGGTATGTAGTTCTTAGCcattttgttggttttctctTTTCTAAGCAGTGAAATATGAGCGACAACGTAGCACTTGTTCTCGTTCGCTCTATTGATTTAACGCGTGAGAGATATGCTTGCCAATAAAATGATTATAAGTGTTggatgtaattattatttcttattatcaacgaaaaaaaaatttcttcgtGTTCCATTCCTTGTGCCTCGATTAAAACTTGCGCAAACTGTTCGTTCGACTGGTTTCCAATGGATTTGAATATTTTTAGGAGGTTATAAATTTCCGAAAGACCTGAAACATTTCCCAAGTCATTTTATTTGCCAAAAATTTATTAGAATTGTAGATTGGTATACAAACGCCAAGTCTGTGAGCTgtcaataaatatatttatctTTGTCTTGGGAgatttccttgaaaaaaaaaaatggattaGCCAACAATGCCCgcattatttattgtttttttctgtctagatcttgcgaaaaaaaaaaaaaccgagaAAGATGCTTCCACTTTGTTCGAACAATGTGATAACGCGTTAAATCTCAAATTGCCACAATTTAAACGGCTACATTTCTGTCGCTTTGAAGAACTAAAATACAAGTTttgctttcactttttttctacttttcttgtttaaataaagttattgatAATTCCAAAATATTCATTAACGTGGGCGGACTCATTTTTCCGCTTCGTTCTTGGAATACggtgttaaaaaaaatcatgttagAGAACTTAATACTTAAACCCATTGTGCTAATGACAATGGCGGACAAATGGAAAAGCTGACGCAAATTTATCATTGAATACCTGCCTTGTCATTATTTTCTCGATGCTTCAAAATTTACGGTTTCTTTCGAACGATGTTATCATGcaaatcttttttgttttgatctatTTATAAAATTGTCTCTTTAGGACACTACTCAGGTATTTCTGCAAGCTACAAGAGAACAAGGCAAAATTTATGCCATCACTGCACGAAACATGTACCCCCCCATGTGTCTGACTGTTACGCCGGgtttaagaaaataaaaactcgaCAAAACGCACTTAAAATTCGGAagcagattaaaaaaataaaatcacgTTTCATATTATGATTTCTCTCGGTTCTCAGAGCCACAAAAGACATGTAGATTTCGTTTCCAAATTTAGAAATACGCTGAATAAATAATAAGCTTGAAGAATCATAATTTGTAACCCATACCATCAACCAAATTAACCTACACGTGTTCCTGCCAGGACACAGAAACATTAGTTTCCAAAgttggaaaaaaggaaaacgtctcttgcaaaaaaaaattgtagatACCCATTTCGGTTTTTCCCGCTCATTAACTCAGAGATTTAAATTGATTATGATGTTCCTTtacggaaaaaaatattttcgccTTCCCACTGGGTTTCAAATCCTTAAACTAAATTTTCTGCAGATAACACAAAACAGAGAAATGTTTCAGAAAGATGTATCGTTtcacaagtaaaaaaaaaatgtactcCAAATCTGTAGAATTTGTGTAGcacaatatttgaaaaatattggctttagttttgtgttttttctttaatttcacagAAATTTTCCCCAGAAATATCCTTAATATTTGTATGAATTTTAAACAATGAAGTATAGAAGTCTGACAATATAACATATAACACTTTGTCGCTATTTTACAGTTACAAAAGCTAGTTTTGGAAAACTACCattaatcaaaatcaaggTTTGGAAAATTTCAAAGCCTCCATATGAATaaatattggcaaaacaaAAGGATAGTGGCTTAGTTTTGCATCTATGGCAAGGGTTTCATTAACGGTGAATAACCTAAGGCCACCAGACCAACAAAATTGATGGGTTTTTCTTCTACACTTGGATGGTAATACAGGTAATGATGTGTTTTCGCTAATTAATGCATCTAATCTTAGGAATAAGGAATATCCAtagttaaataattattgcaggtGCTGAAAACGGAAGTCAAACTATGAGCCCACACTCATTCTGAAGTGGTAGTCAGTATAATTACTTTAAGTCTTTTCGAACAAAATGAGTAGATCTGTTTTAACATCAATAAGCCCAGTTCAGGAAAATTGAGGACAATTGAAATTCAAGGGGCTTAATGCACCGAATAGAGTAGGCAGAGGAAATTGCATTTATGCACCAAACTTTATAAGGAAGTGAGGTGTACAAAGTCACATTTCAACAGCAACAACCAAGCTAGatccatgcaaaaaataaaatatgtatGAATGAAAAACCCAAACTTATACTTCAAGAAATATATTATATTCCAATCAATTTTCATGAAGATAGTGGGACTCTGAGCTAAATTCTTTACTTTAAAAAGGCCAAAATAAACTCTGAAAAAATCTGAATGCAAGgttttttgtatttgtgaGCATgtgcgtgtgtgtgtgtgcgtgTGCGCTATAATGTATAATATCGTAAATTATTGGGATTACAgtaaacaataaattaataaaaaattagaATTCATTCTTCTCAGTCCATTTGCAATTGGAACATACGAGATCCACCTCTTTTGCACCTGAAAGTTTCTTAAAGAGCCTCTCTCTGTTAACAGAATTACTCTGATGTTGTCAAACGAGtttagaaaagaaatattatttatagTCAAGTTTCTTTGTTAAGACACATGGGATGAAAATACACATATGACTTATACCCAAAATTATGTTTTGTCCTAAATGGCCATTCGTAATAGCAAGCTTTGTAGATACTTAATATTTGTCATTATTCTAAGTGCCTAATAGATAGAGCAGCTGCAAATTGCTGAAATTATCGATGGGTATTAATTTCCGCCCTTAAACTACACATTTTTTCAGTACTTAGTCATAACATTTTATCAGAGATTAAGTTGAGATGTTTGATTGCCTTTCATCAAGTAAAAGAGGCTATTTTTACAAGAAGAAATCTATTTTGTCAAGAAAAGCCTTTTGCACATCAGGACTCTGTACAGGTGCCTATTACAGCACAGTTTGCCTAACATTTAAAATAGAATCTGAATGCAgggttctccttatcaggcggtaaccggtaaaatttaccgcttCAAGCgacagttctaagaacttcttaccgccttcaacctcttgaaggttcactaaaactatataagttgttttaaaaaataccggtcaggaattgtcccttacctgctgagctaagacttagggagaacactgtgAATGCTGTCACAAATTATAATCATTCCATCTGGATCAATTAAATGAGGGAAATAATCTATCAGTCtaaaaatttgcaaatataGGACAAagtatttttaacattttgtggATTGACCTCCAGTAGTTTTTGGGCAGTAGCAGTTAGCAGTGGTTATAGGTGCAATAAATACTTCGTGAGATTCAACAAAGTAAACATGTCTATGTAAGACAAGGCCATTTAGGTTGAACGAGATATTTCTGTTTGCAAATTCATCCCAACAGGTAATTGAatactatttatttattgtgaCACCATCACAGTTACATAACAAGTTTTGGGATAGAAATTAAATCTTCAAAAGAGTTTGCAAAAGCAGCCAATTGATCAGTCACTTTACAGTGTCCTCAAATGACAGGCTCTTTGCAACTTGATTTTTGTAGAAATTCTTCCATTAACTACCACATAAAACATATAACAGACAGTAAGGAGAATCTACATGTTTATACTGGGTCTGAGTGGGCTTAATCATTAACACAGACTTCTCCTGTTATCCTCTTTTCGAACTATGGTCAGTTGGTtatgcatattttttttttgtttttctttttttcagaattctATTCGTCACAATCTTTCATTGAACAAGTGCTTCATGAAAGTAGCAAGAAACAAGAATGAGCCTGGGAAGGGAGGATTCTGGAAAATAGACCCTGCATATGCAGACATGTTTGTAGATGGTGTATTCAAGCGAAGAAGAGGTGTTAATACTCAAAAGCCATCCAAAAAGAGTTCTTCAAAGACATGCAAAAAGGCGTCAAATAAAAGATCGTCCGAGTGTCTCAAACATGAAAATCAACcacagacaaaaaagaaatttaaaggaattaaaataaaagtagAGAGGGAGAGTGACAACGACGATGTGTTTTTCGAGGAAGAAATTGCGCCATTTCCAGGGGGCGTAAAAGAAGAATTCAATTGGATGACAGTTCTTacaaatgatgaaattgaTCAAAGCATACGAGAGATTGCAGATGCTCATGGAATAGGATTTAACATTTCTGTACCATCATCAACAATGGACCCATCTGAGTTAACAAGACCAAATTGCTTGAGCCCTTCGCCATCAACAGATAGCATTGATCATGACCACTTTGAAAGTGAACCTGACCTAGATTTAACTGTGAGAGGAATCGGACTGCTTCCACTGCGTGAAAACCTAGCAACGCCATCCCCGACAACCCTAACAGATGCAGCACATTCTGTTTTTAACATGCCGCCTTCTCCGCCCTTGATGTATGAAGAAGAGCACCCATGGGCAGAGTCACCTGGAAATGACTTTGATGACTGCTTCGATCTAGATGACAATAACAATGGTCTATGGTGATCTATATGCTAGGATAAAAATGCAGCTAGCTCAAGACATTATCTATCTAGTAAAGGTAACATATTGCCCATTGCCACACTGATACATTGCATAACTGTAAAGACGAACCCCACAacctttgacaaaaataataaagtatGCAAAGATATGATTGAAGCAGAACCAGGGCTCAAGATCCAAACACAGTAAAAGTTATGAATAGGCACACGCCTCTTATAAAGTTCTCCCTcactgattggttaagagaaaaaaaaacctggtGATACAAGGGCATGACTGGCAGTGTGAtaatcaacaacaataattattattacattcatttcaatggcaaaatttatttgtgaattacattttaataataatatttcagtGTTTATCACAATGACTGAACCTTTTTGTCTGATAACAACATCCCTAAGTGTTGAGTGTGTATTTTTATTAGGTAATTAGGCAGCAAATGTTGTTTTACATGACACTTCATAGATGAATCCAAGGGTTTTCAGGTCATTCATAgatatcaatattttttatacTGAGAGCTGCTTTCTGTCATCATCATGCCACCCTTGCTTACAAAGCAGTATTTTTGTAAATGTGTTTATCTTGAGTGCACCAGGAAAATAGTATTATTTCATATTATATTTGGAGACACATTGTAACAAAGTCAAATTTCAttgagggaaagaaaaaatggccacaGTTACCAAACACTTTCGTCTAAAAATGACTTGGGTGAGAGAAATACATCTTTAACACAACCAGGCTCATGATGAGAGATTTGCCAAAATACCCTTGCGCAACAATTTATTATGTTttgctacaaaaaaaatttggtagCCTACATGAATGTACATAGTATATGTACACATACGGAGAAAGAACAAGCTAGAAACTTATTCGCTACAAAACTGTTTTGAGTTTTTGCCAGCAAGAATTGCCAACGAGTAAATTCAGGTTGAGAAGATATCAACATGCagatattaattttcttcatgACAGTTGACACAGAGTTAAATTTAATGATGCTAATTGAACAATTTGGCCATGATTATATTCACGACAATGATGCTTTTGTTACAATGTTGTTGCAACAGAGTGactaatacaataattattattatagagATTTCTACGATATGCATCTTCGCCTGAGGTAACTAATGTAATCCATTTCAAAAGCTACCTACGTCTTGCAGATGTTCAGCCATAAGGGATCAttgtttaaggacggtgactactattgctattgcgcatacgttctgtgCATCTCCAGATattcggatttcctatcgccagtgcttactaatacaggaatatttttgcgtggtttaaaactatccggagaaagtagatcttagtaagtgctcttggtatccaaaaagaaaattgggggtaaccatgcatttttgagagataattaagcttcaatttgagaaagaacgccatacattgctttgtattttaaagctttttacagatattattcatgaattatctttgaaaaatgcgtggttacccccaattttctttttggatttcaataggacttgttaagatctacatttcctgcataatcacacaccggggaaaaaatatcttcaattagtaggcaccgtcctcaAGTTATACGAATGAAGAGGACTAAGAAACATGTTTGTATGAAAACCTTGATATTAGGTACTgtaaataaaactgaaatgtAAAAAGCTTAATTGAAGTTGCTTGCTATTTTTAGTTAATATGACTGAGTAAAACTTATTGTTGTGACAACATTAGAGTCACTAATGTAAAACTGCAATAATCCAACTGCGCTATGCATAACTCTTCAGAGCCTGGAAATAATCTAAAACTATTCACATAGTTGTAAAAATCTACAAGGAGGGTGTTACGCATTGTGGGAAACGCAAAATTTGGCGAATTTAACTAATAAGATATTTTTGCTAAACCTTTTAGCGAGGAGAATGAAAAGCCTACAGAAAGAAAGTTAGTGCATTCAGTGTGTGATAATAGATCATAGGAATATTGTGCAAAAACACAACTATATCCTTGATTctcataataaaaaattaattttatattgcCATGATagttattgtaattttatgaGAAAACTAAATAAACTGCTGTGTGGAtttgaattttgttgaaaGCTGTCATTCATAGTCTTACACCAACTGCATCTTAGTGCCTGTGTGCAGGTATTATGCAGATTATTATTCACGATTTGCTGCAATAATGATTAAAAGTAGTTGTTGCTTTTTAATGAAAGCAGAGCTGGAAATAACTTTTCTTTATTCACTGGGCATATACCCattcaaatcttccttttggtCAAACATTTAACAAACTTAATTCCCACAACATGCACGCACTCTTCAGATAAAACTGCCTTTTATACATATCTTATTTGAAAAGGGCCAGGCATATTGTGCAGTACAAAACTAATTAATGGATTGTACAGTATATTAAGTTCCACCTTTGAGAACTCTATTGGCAGATGTGCAAAATCATTGCACATAAACAAATACCCCACAAAAGTACTTTACATCACCAACAACTGAACATATTCTATTTTCACAATAACATTGACTTTATACATTTCTAATATACACCGGCATATAGACATCTATAAATTCCAAATCTcctaaaaaattattaaaagaacCTGTACTGCACTTCCGTGTTTAGACAGTAAGTCTGTTGAAATCCCATTAAAACCCTTCTTGTTCTTCCCCTTGTAATGG is a window of Acropora palmata chromosome 11, jaAcrPala1.3, whole genome shotgun sequence DNA encoding:
- the LOC141897135 gene encoding forkhead box protein J1-B-like — encoded protein: MNKTMPVAVQSCAERFAENWKAQNPTDREDDSSLLDDSLTNLQWLHSISIQDLTPATSMAQSPSPSTNSCDSDDHSETSDGCKQAVIAKEPNIDYKNDPTQKPPYSYATLICMAMRETNKTKITLSAIYKWIKENFMYYRQADPTWQNSIRHNLSLNKCFMKVARNKNEPGKGGFWKIDPAYADMFVDGVFKRRRGVNTQKPSKKSSSKTCKKASNKRSSECLKHENQPQTKKKFKGIKIKVERESDNDDVFFEEEIAPFPGGVKEEFNWMTVLTNDEIDQSIREIADAHGIGFNISVPSSTMDPSELTRPNCLSPSPSTDSIDHDHFESEPDLDLTVRGIGLLPLRENLATPSPTTLTDAAHSVFNMPPSPPLMYEEEHPWAESPGNDFDDCFDLDDNNNGLW